One window of Centropristis striata isolate RG_2023a ecotype Rhode Island chromosome 23, C.striata_1.0, whole genome shotgun sequence genomic DNA carries:
- the LOC131961858 gene encoding complement C1q-like protein 3 — protein sequence MTYIDFVLLTERKVAFYTSLTNRGHVGFSETDMLLKFNQVYTNIGDAYNPSTGFFTAPVRGVYYFQFTLCGVMAETMGVMVYKNNKKIMRNEEYKRWSGHQYLTNSVVLELMAGDEISLVLPSDFLLYDDGDNNTTFSGSLLFTL from the exons ATGACTTACATTGACTTTGTTCTGTTAACAGAGAGAAAGGTGGCTTTTTACACATCTCTGACTAATAGAGGACATGTTGGATTTAGTGAAACAGACATGCTACTGAAATTCAATCAAGTCTACACCAACATCGGTGATGCTTACAATCCATCTACAG GTTTCTTCACAGCACCAGTCAGAGGGGTCTACTACTTCCAGTTCACTCTGTGTGGTGTCATGGCAGAAACCATGGGTGTCATGGTGTACAAGAACAACAAGAAGATCATGCGGAATGAGGAGTATAAGAGATGGTCAGGTCATCAATATTTgactaactctgttgtcttggagctgatggcaggagatgAAATCTCCCTCGTTCTCCCATCAGACTTTCTTCTCTATGACGATGGAGACAACAACACCACCTTTAgtggctccctcctcttcacactgtga